The Leucobacter chromiiresistens genome has a window encoding:
- a CDS encoding transcriptional regulator, with the protein MTMTIKIKKDLLKRIREIRSIPSEEVQARMIGVDRVTLRRVDKGSTPSAGFMAGVHEAFGLGLSEAFDVVPVEAVGSNKAAQEAPAA; encoded by the coding sequence ATGACGATGACGATCAAGATCAAAAAAGATCTTCTGAAGCGCATCCGCGAAATTCGCTCCATACCGAGCGAGGAAGTGCAAGCACGAATGATCGGTGTTGATCGGGTCACCCTGCGTCGAGTCGACAAGGGCAGCACCCCCTCGGCTGGCTTCATGGCCGGGGTTCACGAAGCGTTCGGACTGGGCCTCAGCGAAGCGTTCGACGTCGTGCCAGTTGAAGCAGTCGGTAGCAACAAGGCAGCGCAGGAAGCACCCGCAGCATGA
- a CDS encoding DUF2335 domain-containing protein — MDATFIRKDVQLSHDHDPEPRSSDGLEAGRQDELRPDSAAPAGPQRSVEAEAIHGTGVAENRPLHEHGRDDSQQEDRLVALVQQTVQQEITQVFLEAQPQLHSPEALEGYKRVDPSMPGRILAMAEREQKAQIDADLLPIRAEAYSYRFAVTVVTLLPTLLVVLGMLLLINGKDAAGYIAAVTGVIGGGAQVISQVRPSRQGRSKDAGEFTARHKKPRQK, encoded by the coding sequence ATGGATGCGACATTCATCAGAAAGGACGTACAGTTGTCCCATGACCACGACCCCGAGCCACGCAGCAGTGACGGGCTTGAAGCGGGCCGTCAAGACGAGCTTCGCCCCGACTCCGCGGCGCCTGCGGGCCCTCAGCGAAGCGTCGAGGCGGAAGCCATACACGGCACTGGCGTGGCAGAGAACCGGCCGCTACATGAGCACGGCCGCGACGATAGCCAACAAGAAGATCGCTTAGTCGCACTCGTTCAGCAGACTGTTCAGCAGGAGATCACGCAGGTCTTTCTCGAGGCGCAGCCGCAACTCCATTCGCCCGAAGCCCTTGAAGGCTACAAGCGAGTGGATCCATCCATGCCTGGCCGAATTCTCGCAATGGCGGAGCGCGAGCAGAAGGCGCAGATCGATGCCGATCTACTCCCGATCCGCGCCGAAGCATACTCATATCGTTTCGCGGTTACCGTGGTTACTCTGTTGCCGACGTTGCTTGTGGTCCTCGGAATGCTTCTGCTGATCAATGGGAAAGATGCAGCTGGGTATATCGCTGCGGTAACAGGTGTCATCGGGGGCGGTGCACAGGTGATTAGCCAAGTCCGTCCGAGTAGGCAGGGGCGATCGAAAGACGCTGGCGAGTTCACAGCGCGGCACAAGAAGCCCCGGCAGAAATAG
- a CDS encoding ImmA/IrrE family metallo-endopeptidase, whose product MQDLLDEAQRLGVGVAFASLPAHRRGAYLDDQRLILLNDRLDLVQQRESCAHELGHCKYGDRCSSPEAEARAWIYAAKLLVNLEAYRNAELEDPHPLAIAQKLRTTRRIVLLYQEHHLQRDALAAPRNIFGELEDEDYFEDSLRHSLKTERRMTCGLAAV is encoded by the coding sequence ATGCAGGATCTGCTCGATGAGGCACAACGGCTCGGCGTCGGAGTTGCGTTCGCGTCGCTCCCCGCTCACCGCCGCGGCGCGTACCTCGACGACCAGCGACTGATTCTCCTGAACGACCGACTCGACCTCGTGCAGCAGCGGGAGTCGTGTGCCCACGAGCTCGGCCACTGCAAGTACGGCGATCGATGCAGCAGCCCCGAAGCGGAGGCGCGCGCCTGGATCTACGCTGCGAAGCTGCTCGTCAATCTCGAGGCGTACCGGAACGCAGAGCTCGAGGATCCCCACCCGCTGGCAATCGCTCAGAAGCTACGCACGACGCGACGGATCGTGCTGCTCTACCAGGAGCACCACCTGCAGCGCGATGCGCTCGCTGCTCCACGCAACATCTTCGGCGAACTCGAGGACGAAGACTACTTCGAGGACTCCCTGCGCCACAGCCTCAAGACCGAGCGACGCATGACATGCGGGCTCGCAGCAGTTTGA